A section of the Pseudomonas flavescens genome encodes:
- a CDS encoding nucleotidyltransferase family protein, with amino-acid sequence MRQSSWFMDALQGARQLELSDWCIGAGAVRNLVWDHLHGHTEPSFLADIDLAYFEPLESSAATDTELQAMLGVLAPRFPWEVTNQAAVHLWFESCFGHAVEPLQSLHEAVASWPEFATSVAVSLDADGALRIIAPHGLDDLFDMRVQRNPARVSEQTYRQRIEQKRYQERWPLVTVIDAG; translated from the coding sequence GTGCGGCAGTCTTCCTGGTTCATGGATGCGTTGCAAGGGGCTCGCCAGCTGGAGTTGAGCGATTGGTGCATCGGCGCCGGGGCAGTGCGCAATCTGGTTTGGGATCACCTGCACGGTCATACCGAACCGTCGTTCCTGGCGGACATCGATCTGGCTTATTTCGAACCGCTGGAGTCGTCTGCGGCGACGGATACCGAGTTGCAGGCGATGCTGGGTGTACTCGCTCCTCGCTTTCCCTGGGAGGTGACCAACCAGGCGGCAGTGCACCTGTGGTTCGAGTCATGTTTCGGCCATGCCGTCGAGCCGTTGCAGTCGCTCCATGAGGCGGTGGCGAGCTGGCCCGAGTTCGCCACTTCGGTTGCCGTGAGTCTGGACGCCGATGGCGCTTTGCGCATCATTGCCCCACATGGGCTGGATGACCTCTTCGATATGCGCGTGCAGCGCAACCCGGCGCGTGTCAGCGAGCAGACCTACCGTCAGCGGATCGAGCAGAAGCGCTACCAGGAGCGCTGGCCGTTGGTCACT